The nucleotide sequence GTAGCAAACATTAAACTGCCAACCATCGTCTTGCGAAGAAGGGATAACCACAGTGTTAATATCGTGCCATATGGTTGGACAGCGTTTTGTTACTGTATTTGCGATCACGTTCGTCAAAGCAAACCGTGGTATATGTACACTGTAGCCACAACTTCGTCCAAACGACCAGATTAACGCAAGCAGCTTCTTATCTCTTATAGTATCGATATCGATGGGAAAAAACTACAAGATGGTACGGTAGTGTCTCGATCCAAACCTTAGCAGCGAAGAAAACCTCCCTTATTCCTTGCTTCGCCTGCTCATCTCCACCAGTTAGCTTCCTCTCAAACGAAAGGAACAACAAAACTTCATTTTCTATCTGATCTGGATTCAGATTGTTCAACGGAAACCTCCACGCGTCGTGAGAGCGCGAGCTCTGCCCGGAGATCGGACCCGTCCACGAGGATTTGGCGTGCCCACCTGCGCATCCGGCCCTTCCCGTACACCCATGACTCAAGATGGCAACGGAAAATTCCCCGTCGGGTATCGTcttcccatccccatccccattgGGAAAGATTTTCCCCGTCCCCGCCCCCGTCAAATGTCGCGGGGGACGTTATCTCTCCATCCCCGAACCCGAGCGgggaatccatccccgacggggTCCCCGTCCCCGCGATATAAGTTGGGAAAAAAATTACTCAGATCACCGATCTAGAAAAGAAATGTTCATCACAAACACATCTTGCACCAACAAGAAATAGAATCGTTTAGTTTTACAAATCGCAGGCACCTGGCGAGGACGCGCGCGCAAGCCGCCAGCGGCGGGGGGCTCACGGGCCGGCAGTGACGCAGAAGCGTCCGCTTCCAGTCGTAGCTATCCCTGCTCCGCCGGGGCGGGCGCCGGCCGTGCTTCCGTGCTTTGCTCGGACGGAACATGCATCGCGAGAGGCGATAGCGCGGGGACGGATGGGCTCGAGACTTCGCGGGCCAGGCCAGGGCAGGCAGGACGCAGCCTTCGCAGCTCCTTTGCGGCCAAAATCACAAACAAATCAATAACAAAATCTCACAAATAAACAAGTGCTTGTGTTAGGATGAGACGGTAATGCAAAAAAGGCAAGATACGCCTCTGCTGTCCACTAGCAGGCTGAGAAAAAGGAGACGAAGTCATGCAACACGGCAATAGCCATCGTTCCTTCAGATGGAGGTACTAGGCAGCAGCGCAGGGGCGGTGGTGACTGGTGACTAGCGATGTCTAGCCAGGGGCTTCGAGATGCTGCATGCAAGGGAAGACGGAGGAGCTTGGGGCGAGGACACGCGACGGCGTGAAACGCGCTCAGGCCATGGTCGGCGTCTGCGCTTAGGACTCTGGCGGCTGCGGGAGTGACTGGGGCTGGGGGACTGGAGAACTGAGAGATTAGGGTTACAGATTTCTATATATATACTCAAGCCACCGATGGGCCTCAGATGGGCCCAATTGATGTGGATCTTATGCCACTGATGGGCCTCAGATAGGGGAATTCTCGCGGGGAATTGGGGATCGGGCCCATTGCCAATCTTTACCCAGGACTCAGCCACCGCGTTCCTCGAACGTGTCGTCCGTGTAACACCCTACCAAACTGCCTACGCCGCGTCCACAAGAGCCACGCCTAGTCTCCCCTCTAATCCACAGCCTTAGACCCATAGACCCATCCCACGCAACACCTCAGCGATCCACCGCCCTCTCCGCTCCCCTCGCTAAAGCCGCAAGCCGAAATCCCTCCCTCACATCGCACGACGCGCACCCAATCCCCAAATCTCCCCCACACGCGACCCAGATCGAGGGCTCGattcgtcggccatggcgctggaGTGGGTGGTGCTGGGCTACGCGGCGGGCGCGGAGGCgatcatgctgctgctgctgacgcTGCCGGGGCTCGACGGCCTGCGCCGGGGCATGATCTCCGTGGTGCGGAGCGCGCTCAAGCCCATGATGTCGGTGGTGCCCTTCTGCCTCTTCCTGCTCATGGACATCTACTGGAAGTACGAGACTCGTCCCACCTGCGACGACGAGCACGCCTGCACCCCCTCCGAGCACCTCCGCCACCAAAAGTCCATCATGAAGTCGCAGCGGAACGCGCTCCTCATCGCCGCCGCGCTGCTCCTCTACTGGATCCTCTTCTCCGTCACCCAGATCGTCGTCAGGCTCGAGCAGATGCAGCAGCGCGTCGACAAGCTCAAGAAGCGCGACGACTGATGATGTGGCCGGATCACAGTTTCATCGCGTCCTCCTATCTGCATCCATCCATCCGGTGGTCTGGTTCTTCCCCTGCCTTGTGTTTCTGGTTTATGTTGTAGTGCGGATGTTTTGGATATCGATCGTGATTTGCGACCTGCTGGTAGAATCTGCTTCCTTTGTCTTGCTGTCTTCAGATAAAAAGAACAACGGTCTAGGAAATGATGATATGTGTTTGGACAAATGGAATCGTAATTGGCGTTTATTCCCATGAGTTGGTTGGTGTTCATTTGTTGGCACTCAATATATACTGTGGGATATCGGTCTAGTTGCCTTCATTGAGATATTTGTTAATAGCTAAGCTACTACTGCTGTTTTTATCATGTCATTGGGCTCATGTTGTAGTGAGCTAGTTCTTGTTCATAATAAGCTGACATCTGAGGCCAGATTTtatatcctttatctaaaaatgAGCTCCAAATTGAAACCTAGTCATGTAGCTGTTCTATATTCTAGACTGGGATGCTTACCTAGTGATCAGGTGACTTGAATGGATAGTTGTGTTGCTGTTCTCTCTTCTAGACCTGAATGCTTGTATAGGTGATTCAGGTCACCTGAATGTATAGTTGTGTTGCTGTTCTTTGTTCTGAGTCTCGGATGTTTATTTAGGATATCAGTGACCTGAATGGATTTATCTGAGCATGCCACAAATCCGCAACTTGgtcaggaggaagaagagaaggggaagaaggggtgGTGGGAGGGTTGGGTTAGAGGAGTGTTGGGCTATTGAGGGATAGCTGTGGCGGCAGTTAGCCTTGTGGGAGGTAGAGGGATGTAGTTGTTAGGAGGCTACGCTGACAAGCACAACTTAAGTTGCCCGTTGTTCCTTggtttaggccctgtttagttccacttcattttgccaaattttttaaaattcccgtcacatcgaatctttggacgcatgcataaagcattaaatataaataaaaaataaaactaattacacagtttagacgaaatccacgagatgaatcttttaagtctaattagactatgattgaacactaattgccaaataacaacgaaaagcgctacagttgcattttgcaaaaaaaatcgCATCTAAACTGGGCCTTAGTGTTGCAAAGAGTTTGTATGGAGGTGCAAGAATTGGATGCTTCCAGTGGAGGTGTAAAAATTTAATGTTCTCCGTTTTCACTGTCCTATCATTTCTTCACAGTCCTATCATTCGTGTCTTTGCATCACAATTTGATCAGTTATTTGTCTGAGAACATGATATATAGACTGCCAAATAAAATGCTATGGTTATCCAGGGGTTAAAGTTTAGTCCGTGTCATATCCGACGTTCGGATACTGACTAAGagaactaaacatgagctaagtataaaactaattgcacatgaGTAGACTAATTAGCGAGCTTAatctattaagcataattaatccatgattagcatatgtttactgtagcaccatgttgtcaaatcatggactaattagtcttgatagattcatctcgcaaattagtctcaaactatgtaattagtctataattaatactctaaattagtgtctAAACTTCCGATGTAACATGGACTAACCACGTGTTCGCTGGGCTGGTTggggctgggctggccagccccctcacaaaaatactgttcatctgaatcagccagcagtacttctctctcacataaacgaaccagcaacggtacgaaccagccaactgaacaagccctaaattttagtccatataACCAAACACCCCAAGTCTTATGCAGCAAGTCTGATATCTTATACTGCCAGGTTGAGATTAAATGAGAGATCGTATGATCTTTCCCCCATTGCTGCCTGGAAGCATATGGCTTGTGGTTTAGGGTGAGAGATCGTCTGATCTTTCCCCCATTGCTGCGTGGAAGCATATGGCTTGGGGTTTAGGGTTTCCCAGTATACTGCCTTCCTTATGGCATGTATCTTATTTTTTTCGCGTGTTGGCATTCTGTTGGCTGGAGACCGTTCAGTTTTGCCCCGAAGAAGTTAAACGTGGATCTGCATGTTGTGGAATATCGCGAATCATATCTGAATGTTGCGGCATATCGCGAatcctcgtaaacgatcgtaaattttcagtcaggaacaatgtttttctctcacaccaaaccagccagcagtaaataatctacgatacgatacggcctcccaaaCAGGCTGAATGTTGCTGCAATAAACTTGGGTAGAAGGACATTGTGAATGTTGCGGCACATCGCGGATCATATCTGAATGTTGCAGCATATTGCGGATCATATTTGAATGTTGCTGCaataagggggtgtttgatccgacgactaaaatttaggggtGTCAAACAAGGGTGTCGCATagagtgtttggatactaataaaaaaataaattatataatccaTTAGTACTTTACGaggcgaattttttaagcctaattaatccgtcattagcacatgtttactgtagcacaatattatcaaatcattgactaattaggcttaaaagattcgtctcgcaaattagtcgtaaactatgcaattagttccgtaattagtctatatttaatactccatgcatgtgttcaaatatccgatgtgacagcgactaaagtttaggagaaggaaccaaacaccccctaaattttaaatttgagggTTCTACCTGTGTataccattaaaaaagatggttCTTTGAACATACGAAAGTTCGTCTTCCTCAGGTGCCACTCCACTGAGCCAAGACGTCTCGTCGCTGCCGCTGGGTGCTAATGCTGACTTCCTTGAGCGGCTGATCCGAGCCTGCTTGGCGTGCCTCTTGAGCCGCTGATCCGTGGCCGCGAGCGCCTGCGTTAGAGCCGGTGTAAACGACGACGTGGGGTCGGCGACGCCGTGACCTTGAGACATGTGTCACCAGCCTCTGTTCCGCTTCTCCGCGCGCGGGTTCTTGGCAATCTTAAGGACCGCGAGGTGAGCGGTCGTGGCTGCGTGGTTGTCgccagcgacggcggcggcggccacggacAGCAGCTCCCGCCGCGACGCAGAGTTGGTGACCGTGGAGCCGCGTGCACTCCCCGTCGCCTCTGTTTGAAATAATATGAATTTAATTAGTTTTAAGTACGTCTTGCATATAGGATAGATGATGTATTAGTCACATGCATGTACATTAGGCTTGTTAGCTTGTGCTAGTTTGAGTACGGCGAGAGCCGAGAAGCTAGCATCTGCATAGACCACGACGTAGAAGGCGGAGTGGCTTGTGGTCAGCTGGTGGTGCGCGTGGCTTGAGACCCGGGAGAGTTGTTGCTTGCCGTGAAGTTTCAGCTTCGCAACCGTGGCGTTTCCATGTACGAGTGTACGACATGGTGCTGAGCGAGGACAGCGTCGTCGACGGCTGCGACAAGAGCCCGATGAAGGCAGTCCGGAGGAACCCGACGCCCGCGAGATGGCGGTGATACTAGCGAGTCTAACTGATATTTGGGATACGGTGAAACCCGGGATatgaagaaagagagagagggattGATGTGTAGCAAACCATCGGTCGTCTCAGAGGAAGACGAGCTGGCCATCACGTCGGTATCGGTGACGTGGTGGAGGCACGATCGTAGGGCGGCGGTGCAGAGGCGACggtgcagaggcggcggtggcggcttctCGTCGCTGGCAACACTCCCTTTCTAGATCGGCTTTGGGTTTGTATGTGAGAtgtctggcggctcaggtgaacctcgtgtctTGTGCCTTGACCCCCAACTCTTTTTTTTGGCGTTGTGCGacgagggcccaccaaccatagctAGAGTTGAGcatccccgatcagggcgtggatcaaggccctgttggccgttgggccaactggTAGGATCAATCTAATATTCTCccacttgatctcaccttatgacttaaacttaatttACTTGCTTTATCTTGTTTCCATTCCAttacagatcagtgcatagagcgtgcctcatcatcacggtcagttgccattagattaaacagctacaatgcacctctctgttttgaaacagattctcaactaggcccttattgtctaggaatcataggtttttccttaaacccatgacGACTAAGTGTTCTTTGAACATGCTAGgtgataagccttttgtaagcagattcgcaagcatcttttctgttattatatgctcaagactaattatatgatcccggactttatctttcataatattatactttatgtcaatgtgtttggcagcaccacttgacttattgttgtgagcataacatactgctggattattatcgcagtataacttgagtggcttatgtatgtcgtctaccacttttaacctgggtatgaatttctttagccaatttACCTGCCCTGTGGCCCATAACAttctacaaactcggcatacattttggatgatgtagtgacggtttgctttgagctttttcacaATAtcgctcctcctgcgagagtgaatatgtatcaagacgtggactttctgtcatctcctgcataatcagaatctgtatacctctctatgtgtaggaaatcagatcttctatacgttagcatgagacccttcgtaccttgcaggtaacgtaaaattttctttactaatttcagtgttctattcttgAATTACTCTGATAtatgccaagtaacccggtaacaaatgctaagtcagggcgagtacacacttgagcatattgtaaactttcaTCAGCTGAattatatggaaccgctttcatttgatcgatctcatattaattcctaggacattgaaattttccatatctatcgcccttgactatgggagtaggtgaagacttacaattttgcatactgtatttctttagaactttttctaagtatgccttttgtgataatcctaaaatcccatttctctatctcggtgaatctctattcctaggacgaacgaagcttcaccgagatccttcatatcaaacttcgaggacaagaacttctttgtttctagtagtagattaacatcactactagcgagcaagatgtcatccacttacaagactaggaaaatgtatttcccatttttgaactttgcataaacgtaattatcctctatattttcttgaaacccaaactttcttattgtactatcaaacttcaaataccactgtcttgaagcttgttttaatccgtaaatggatttctttaggcagcatcccatacgttcttttccttccacaacaaaatcTTTCGGTTgtaccatgtaaatattttcctcaaGATCCCCATGTACGaacgtcgtctttacatccatctgatataattctaaatcaaaatgtgctacaagcgccattatgattataaaagaatccttacatgagaccgGAGAAAATGTCTTATTATAATTTATAcattctctttgcgtgaagcctttcgccacaagtcgagctttgaatctttctatatttcctttggagtcatgtttggttttgtagacctatttacagcctactgtcttggctcctttaggaattgtttctaagtttcaaacaccattggttttcattgattttattttatcttccatggcttcaagccactttgatgagtgagcgcttctcatggcttcttcaaatgaggtgggaccaccctctatttgaaatttctcacattcataaacttcgtagtcttcaggaatgactgatctcctaactctttgagaccttctaggggcctcattagatgacgcttgttctatatgaggctattgttgcttCTCCTCAATGTGTGACAATGGGTTTTATGGGATCCAGaacgacaggttcctcatgttcattcattattGCCACAGGAGAGCTAACAACAAGtgttgttactacagtgtcttgcatTGTTGGTACAACAATAagaggtagcgtgaagaatggttcctgAACCATTAAAGTGGACACGTATACCCACttctcttcaaaattaatttATTGTACTACCATGCTCCCTCttatcatatcatcctccaagaacacaatatgtcttgtttctataaacttcgtttgtctgttaggacaatagaaacgataaccttttgacttttctagataacCAATAAAATGACAACTGattgtcttggagtctagcttctccatgtttgggttaaagactttagcctcagctggataaccccacacacgtaaatagttaagtTAGGGTTctttttctgtccacaactcatacggtgttttgggtacCGACTTGcatggcactcgattaagaatatgaatggtggtttgtaacacctccatccataaacttatcggtagggtAGAGTACCTTACCATATTTCTcatcatatccattaaggtacggttgcatCTTTCAGCAACTCTATTCTGCCGAGTCTCGttcggtgtagaatactaggtaACTAtaccattttcctgtaagaaccttgcaaaaggtccagaaacTTGGCCATAGGGGATGTGTCGactgtagtactctcccccacattggatcttactaccttaatctttaagttgtgctgattttctacttcagccttaaatatcttaaatttatccaacgcttccgatctttccttaattagataaatataaccaaaacaagaataatcatctatgaatgttataaatgaatcataatcatCCACACTTTTCCTAGGAAAAAAACCACAGAAGTctatgtgaactatttctaaaattcatgcgcttcatttggcatctttctttattttcttaacgtactttccatttatgcaatcaatgcattgctctaaatctaaaaattctaaaggcgaaagaattgatttcttaatcaatcgttgtattccccccctcgaaatattgcctaaatgatagtgccataattttgaagatacatcacacactcactttcgcttatttgttgcattcatagacaaggaagcattctcattctcagtgctcacagcattcacattctcataaagtgataataaataaagcttgtcttctCGGAAGATAAGaacaacacacttattattaatcacaatccaacatttgtcattaCCAAAATGATAATCATATCTATCATCATCTAATCTtgaaacacttatcaagtttctacgcaaagagggtacataaagaacatctgaAAGCTAAAGACTAAAActatcatctaattctagagagagatccccaatggcttcaactccatttgcaactttaattcttctttctcctctttgcagggtcatcctcgtatggaatccctataatgaatttgcaacatgaacagttgcacctgaatcaatccaccaagtagattttgcataacttaaatacaagaacTCATCTATAAATACAATATGgtcctcacctctcttcaaaaGGCTCTTTAAGAAGTTTGGACAGTCCCTCtggtaatgtccatgcttcttgcaccatttgtactgatccttttcaacttgagcattgttgttcttctgatgatGCTTAGTCTGAGGGGTTTTCCCTTGAGGTTTGCCATTTTTATTGAAGTTTTTttcttgttgtccttcacaaggttagcagagtcaccctgtgAGCTTTTCAACCTCTCCTATTCTTAAacacacattgcaatgagcttctctatatcccatTTATTGGGGTGCATGTTGTAGTTCACAACAAAAGTTTTATATTCTttgggcaaggaagcaaaaaccaaatgaataagaaactcatccttaagccccaaatccattggctttaACTTCGAAGCTGTGCTGCTCATCTTCAATATCTGCTCTCTAACAATGCCACCAGtatatttctcattgaataatttcttgatcaaagtactggcataatcctttgaagagccagtaaactaaCTCTCCGCTTTCTTGAGGTATTTTGTGGCGATGTCACAATCTGGAATAGACCCCCTTATCGCATCTAAAATTATGGACTTAGCCACTATCAAGCACTTACGGTTTGAAATATCCCATTTCTTGCATTCGAGATCATATTTCATCCGCACTTCTGTATGATCTCGCTATCGAGCAGTGAAATTAGCATCAGACTCATTTTCTTCCCTCACCAGGTCTActagctcagtaggacacggggaGGTAAGCACTAGGTTATTCTTAGACAGCGtaagtgctagttcatacttctctcgccataccctaTAGTTATCCCCTTCAAGAGGCGGTATGTGCGAGATAAATGCCATTGGGTTTAGTCATGAAAAAcaccgtcagagatagtgagaaaatatgacataataattgcatgccctaatttaacgttggtcaaaattaaaacatacaacattcatctacactaattctacatcaccgttggatagaaatagaattaatgcatggaaaaactcATAAAAaatcattataatattgctattatcgaCATTGgttagaaaaataacaatatcataattcaCTGAATAAAatttaactgctcttcaaattaaattctcccattagTTCGAATTTAactagaagataataaacattaacTTTGCAGTGGAAATATGAATAATTTATCTATATTTTAGAAGCATTTTATTGTACTCATCTACTCTATAAAAAATTATCCCATTgtgtcaacaaaagatgctcgatagtccaccgagggctatcccgcgatggtagatttgttggtggaggtgcgcgtaattaggaaccagatggtgacacaaggcacagagacaacaatttagacaggtttgggccgtttgatcgacgtaataccctacgcccTGTGTCTTTGTTtttattgtattgagatgtatatggatcttgtgtccactaggggacctctgcctctccttatatactctggagggctagggttacaaggaaagtagcctatttagtactatacgatatcttgtggtgcatgccaagcagcgccgtgcatgccttgatcttgtgggctgggccacctctgatggtgcagcccatgtcttgtcttatggataccggggccatacccccacagctagtccccgagcctgacagtaggtgacgtagtcacgtggtgccagggttagaaagtaaaagaccagccgagcaggtagccagtccctgggcgtagcctcgagatgagaacaagcacattcacctcaaggtgaagtgtgcccacttagtccctaagcctgctagaatatgaagaataaatcttgtagtagggtcaaagaaaaagaagtctgaaagcttatcgacgtcgtctgacatgcgcgtatcaagaccccagacgtgctgcccaagatcagcaccctaatccgaatagcatggagcagcttgatagcacaccgatgagacgtagcaagatccgagcactgaggagtcctcggtgtagctggtgatgactgagtactgaggagtccccagcgtcgctggcgttgaccgagcaccgaggagcgaggagtccccggtatcgctggtgatgaccgagcaccgaggagcgaggagtccccggcatcgctggcgatgaccgagcatcgaggagcgaggagtccccggtgttgctggcgatgaccgagcatcgaggagcgaggagccctcggtgtcgctggcgatgaccgagcaccgaggagcgaggagtctccggcatcgcttgcgatgtccgagcatcgaggagcgatgagtctctagcattgctggcgatgtccgagcatcgaggagtccctggcgtagttggcaatgtccgagcaccgaggagttcccggtgaatctggtgaggtccgagcatcgacgtagctggcgatgtccgtgcggtgaagtgtgcccacttagtcctcgagcacgaagaaatcgagcaccgaggagtccctggcatagctggtaatgaagcacgagcgacgaacagtccccgacatagctggcgatga is from Miscanthus floridulus cultivar M001 chromosome 7, ASM1932011v1, whole genome shotgun sequence and encodes:
- the LOC136464393 gene encoding uncharacterized protein, which encodes MALEWVVLGYAAGAEAIMLLLLTLPGLDGLRRGMISVVRSALKPMMSVVPFCLFLLMDIYWKYETRPTCDDEHACTPSEHLRHQKSIMKSQRNALLIAAALLLYWILFSVTQIVVRLEQMQQRVDKLKKRDD